The Nitrospinota bacterium region GGTATGTCCTTGACAAGGGTATTTCGCAAGAGAATTTTTTCTCCAGACGATCTTAAAGAAGCGGATCTTCATGGCAGGGATCTCACTTCAATGAATCTGATCCGGGCGGATTTGAGGGGAAAGAATCTCTGCAAAACAAAGTTAAAAGGCGTTAATCTCATTGATGCTGATTTAAGCGGCGCCAACTTGAGCGAGGCAAATCTCATTCGCGCGGTCCTCATAGGCGCCAACCTCACCAACGCCAGCCTCATTCAGTCCAACCTGATCGCCGCCAACCTGCTGAGAGCCAACCTCAGCGATGCAAAATTGTTTAAAGCCGACCTCCTTAGGGCCAACCTAATGAGCGCCAATTTGAAAAATGCCAACCTCAGCGGCGCCGATTTAATGGAAGCCAATTTGGGCGGTGCTGACTT contains the following coding sequences:
- a CDS encoding pentapeptide repeat-containing protein translates to MSLTRVFRKRIFSPDDLKEADLHGRDLTSMNLIRADLRGKNLCKTKLKGVNLIDADLSGANLSEANLIRAVLIGANLTNASLIQSNLIAANLLRANLSDAKLFKADLLRANLMSANLKNANLSGADLMEANLGGADFTGTILSGANLTGANLRFATNLSLQEVESAVFNKTTQFPDSIPILWTSESTYEIADSPSHSTK